A window from bacterium encodes these proteins:
- a CDS encoding SDR family oxidoreductase, translating to MNLEELKGLYDFSGRAIVITGGAGVLGGEMACALVGCHASVAIMDRDPALADRLIHRLDTSIGRAIVVYGDVCKPDTLETCAAEVIKAFGRIDCLINAAGGNNPRATTNPEQSFFQLSPEALEWVARLNLMGTILPSQIFGKYLAEQKSGVILNISSMNALRPLTRIPAYSAAKAAVSNFTQWLAVHMAQEYSPHIRVNAIAPGFFLTEQNRFLLTDKGTGELTARGRKIVEHTPMGRFGKPEDLLGTVLWLLSPASQFVTGIVVPVDGGFSAYSGV from the coding sequence ATGAATCTGGAAGAACTCAAAGGGTTGTATGATTTTTCAGGACGCGCGATAGTGATCACCGGCGGCGCCGGCGTTCTCGGCGGTGAAATGGCGTGCGCGCTGGTCGGTTGTCATGCCAGTGTAGCGATCATGGATCGTGACCCGGCGCTGGCAGACCGGCTGATTCATCGGCTGGACACGAGCATCGGCCGCGCCATTGTTGTTTACGGCGATGTTTGCAAGCCGGACACGCTTGAGACTTGTGCGGCAGAAGTCATCAAAGCGTTCGGTCGAATTGATTGCCTGATCAACGCCGCCGGCGGCAACAATCCGCGCGCCACCACCAATCCCGAGCAATCGTTTTTTCAATTGTCCCCGGAAGCGTTGGAATGGGTCGCCAGGCTGAACTTGATGGGGACAATCCTGCCGAGTCAGATTTTTGGCAAGTACCTGGCAGAGCAAAAATCCGGCGTGATTTTGAATATCAGCTCGATGAATGCCTTGCGGCCGTTGACCCGCATTCCGGCTTATTCCGCGGCCAAAGCCGCGGTCAGCAATTTCACGCAATGGCTCGCCGTTCATATGGCGCAAGAATACTCTCCCCATATTCGCGTCAACGCTATTGCACCGGGATTTTTCCTGACCGAGCAAAATCGCTTTTTGCTGACCGACAAAGGCACCGGTGAGTTGACCGCGCGTGGAAGAAAGATCGTCGAGCATACCCCCATGGGACGCTTCGGCAAACCGGAGGATTTGCTGGGGACGGTCCTTTGGCTGCTCTCACCAGCTTCGCAGTTTGTCACCGGTATCGTGGTGCCGGTGGATGGCGGATTCTCGGCATACAGTGGGGTTTGA
- the uxaC gene encoding glucuronate isomerase, translated as MKDIFISADFLLHNKAAVVLYHDYAKAQPIIDYHCHLPPKEIAENRTFDNLTQIWLHGDHYKWRAMRTNGVNERFITGEASDWEKFLAWAGTVPKTLRNPLYHWTHMELKRPFGISDRLLNKDTAREIWEICNAKLAQDDFSVRGILQQFNVKLVCTTDDPIDSLQYHQTIRHDSGCNIRVLPAFRPDKGLFIESGAAFREWVSQLAAAAAVDITNFSDYLAALRRRRDFFHARGCRLSDHGIETAYAEEYTEAEIKNIFGKALAGIHLDHPEILKFKSAMLYELGLMYHEKGWVQQFHLGALRNNNSRMFRTLGPDTGFDSIGDFEIARPLARLLNRLDDNNRLPKTILYNLNPRDNELLATMIGNFQDGSVAGKMQYGSAWWFLDQLEGMRKQLEALSNMGLLSRFIGMLTDSRSFLSYSRHDYFRRLLCNLLGEEMEKGLMPNDTALVGNMIADICFNNANEYFEFGLSR; from the coding sequence ATGAAAGACATTTTCATCAGTGCTGACTTTCTGCTTCACAACAAAGCCGCAGTTGTGCTGTATCATGACTACGCCAAAGCCCAGCCGATCATTGACTATCACTGCCACCTGCCGCCGAAGGAAATCGCGGAAAACAGGACGTTCGACAATCTGACCCAGATTTGGCTTCATGGCGATCATTACAAATGGCGCGCGATGCGAACCAACGGCGTCAATGAGCGGTTCATCACCGGCGAGGCTTCCGATTGGGAGAAATTTCTCGCCTGGGCCGGGACCGTGCCGAAAACGCTGCGCAATCCGCTGTATCATTGGACGCACATGGAGCTGAAGCGGCCGTTTGGCATTTCCGACAGACTCTTGAACAAGGACACGGCCAGGGAGATTTGGGAAATCTGCAACGCCAAGCTGGCGCAGGATGATTTTTCGGTTCGCGGCATTTTGCAGCAATTCAATGTCAAGCTGGTTTGCACCACGGATGATCCAATTGACAGTTTGCAGTATCATCAAACGATTCGCCACGACAGTGGCTGCAACATTCGTGTGCTGCCGGCCTTCCGCCCGGACAAAGGCTTGTTCATTGAAAGCGGCGCTGCGTTTCGAGAATGGGTGAGCCAGCTGGCCGCCGCCGCCGCGGTTGATATCACCAACTTTTCCGACTACCTCGCTGCGCTGCGCAGGCGGCGCGACTTTTTCCACGCGCGAGGCTGTCGCCTGTCCGATCACGGCATCGAGACGGCGTACGCGGAAGAATATACCGAGGCCGAGATCAAGAACATTTTTGGTAAAGCGCTGGCCGGCATTCATCTCGATCACCCGGAGATCCTCAAATTCAAATCGGCGATGCTCTACGAGCTGGGCTTGATGTATCATGAGAAAGGCTGGGTGCAGCAGTTTCACCTGGGCGCGCTGCGCAACAACAACAGCCGCATGTTCCGCACGCTCGGGCCGGATACGGGTTTCGATTCCATCGGCGATTTTGAGATCGCGCGGCCGCTGGCCCGATTGCTGAATCGTTTGGATGACAATAACAGGCTGCCCAAAACCATCTTGTACAACCTCAACCCGCGCGACAACGAGTTGCTGGCGACCATGATCGGCAATTTTCAAGACGGCAGCGTTGCCGGCAAAATGCAGTACGGCAGCGCGTGGTGGTTTCTCGATCAACTGGAGGGCATGCGAAAACAGCTTGAAGCGCTTTCGAACATGGGATTGTTGAGCCGTTTCATCGGCATGCTCACTGACTCCCGCAGTTTCCTTTCCTATTCGCGCCACGATTACTTTCGCCGCTTGCTGTGCAATCTGCTTGGCGAGGAGATGGAAAAGGGCTTGATGCCGAACGATACGGCGCTGGTTGGCAACATGATCGCCGACATTTGTTTTAACAACGCGAATGAATATTTTGAATTTGGCCTCAGTCGCTAG
- a CDS encoding tagaturonate epimerase family protein — MSLTPIIEKLKAAPRSGNQPVLVEFAKGEAIRIYPKSIHQLQHTHFFMARRGERKYLFISLTQDAHAAQARFEGEELKAYPSLKCCPLSPHNAARLRELFDFTRPALIGLENSFGLGDRLGLANPAHLRALADTPWRAILAQQSIRELERTERTADEVLAAATWAVFQEDYRQGFGADADHVKTTEHIDRMMQAGFTFFTLDPSAYVVNEAAQLPEGELSARLHALPWNALADTPAGFLARYEGKAFRLAEDFEIHPSIDETRRALVKYGAVIAHAAALYRHLEDKYRGRPYEVELSVDETDSPTSPFEHFLVANELQRLGVKLVSLAPRFVGDFEKGIDFKGDTALFQSEFVKHVKIAEALGPYKISIHSGSDKFSVYQAIGALQLGRVHVKTAGTSYLEALRTLAAKAPELFGEILDFARGRYETDKATYHVSAQLERVPAAHNCTGERLLRLFDDPNARQVLHVTFGSVLTAKDSAGKLVFKDRILRALAQHEETHYENLVRHFRRHIEPFLH, encoded by the coding sequence ATGAGCTTGACACCGATTATCGAAAAGCTGAAGGCTGCTCCCAGAAGCGGCAATCAACCCGTGCTGGTCGAGTTCGCCAAAGGTGAAGCCATTCGCATTTACCCGAAATCGATTCATCAACTGCAGCACACGCATTTTTTCATGGCACGGCGGGGAGAAAGAAAGTATTTGTTCATCTCGCTCACCCAAGATGCTCATGCCGCGCAGGCGCGATTCGAGGGAGAGGAGTTGAAGGCATATCCTTCGCTCAAATGCTGTCCGCTCTCCCCTCACAACGCCGCCCGGTTGCGCGAGTTGTTCGACTTTACCCGGCCGGCGTTGATCGGTTTGGAAAATTCCTTTGGCTTGGGTGACCGGCTGGGCCTGGCGAATCCCGCGCATTTGCGCGCCCTCGCGGACACGCCGTGGCGCGCCATTCTGGCGCAGCAATCCATTCGTGAGCTCGAGCGCACCGAGCGCACCGCCGACGAGGTGCTCGCTGCCGCCACCTGGGCGGTTTTTCAGGAAGACTACCGCCAGGGCTTCGGCGCGGACGCCGATCACGTCAAAACCACCGAGCACATCGATCGTATGATGCAGGCGGGCTTCACATTTTTCACCTTGGACCCCAGCGCTTACGTGGTGAATGAGGCCGCGCAACTTCCTGAGGGTGAGTTGTCTGCCCGCCTCCATGCGCTGCCGTGGAACGCGCTGGCCGACACGCCGGCAGGTTTCCTTGCCCGCTATGAAGGCAAAGCCTTCCGCCTTGCGGAGGATTTCGAGATTCACCCGAGTATCGATGAAACCCGCCGCGCGTTGGTGAAGTACGGCGCCGTCATTGCGCACGCCGCTGCGCTTTACCGTCATCTCGAAGACAAATATCGCGGCCGGCCGTATGAGGTCGAGCTTTCCGTGGATGAAACCGATTCGCCCACCTCGCCCTTCGAGCATTTCTTGGTTGCGAATGAATTGCAGCGCTTGGGCGTCAAGCTCGTGAGTCTCGCGCCGCGCTTCGTCGGCGATTTTGAGAAGGGTATTGATTTCAAGGGTGACACGGCCTTGTTCCAAAGCGAGTTTGTCAAACACGTCAAAATCGCGGAGGCACTCGGCCCTTACAAGATCAGCATACACTCGGGCAGCGACAAATTCAGCGTCTATCAGGCAATTGGTGCATTGCAGCTCGGTCGCGTCCACGTGAAAACCGCCGGCACGAGTTATCTCGAGGCGCTGCGCACCCTCGCGGCCAAAGCGCCGGAGCTGTTCGGCGAGATTCTCGATTTTGCGCGCGGCCGTTATGAAACCGACAAAGCGACTTATCATGTCTCCGCCCAGCTCGAGCGGGTCCCGGCCGCGCACAATTGCACCGGGGAGCGGTTGCTGCGCCTGTTCGATGACCCCAATGCGAGGCAAGTGTTGCACGTGACGTTTGGTTCGGTGCTCACCGCGAAAGACAGCGCCGGCAAACTCGTTTTCAAGGATCGCATCCTGCGCGCATTGGCGCAGCACGAAGAAACGCATTATGAGAATCTGGTGCGCCATTTCCGCCGGCATATTGAGCCTTTTTTGCACTGA
- a CDS encoding MFS transporter, whose translation MTAANETVPTQVERPKGANYRWTVCALLFFATTINYIDRQVLGILAPVLEKEIGWSESQYGFIVTAFQGAYAIGLVVVGRMMDLLGTKIGYSVAMVFWSLAAMAHALAKSAFGFGAARFALGLGESGNFPAAIKTVAEWFPKKERALATGIFNAGSNVGAVVAPLVVPWLTLTYGWQEAFIFTAAIGFVWLIFWHWLYEKPEQQKRLSARELSYILSDPPEPETKIKWLKLMPHRQTWAFAIGKFLTDPVWWFYLYWVPKFLNANYGLTLDKIGLPLVIIYLMADVGSIGGGWLSSVFIKRGWSVNKGRKMAMLICALCVVPIMYASQAKEMWLAVALLGLATAAHQGWSANLFTTTSDMFPRRAVGSIVGFGGMAGAVGGMLISTATGFILELTGSYVSLFIIAGAVYLLALLIIHLLVPKLEPARIAE comes from the coding sequence ATGACTGCTGCAAACGAGACGGTTCCCACGCAGGTTGAGAGACCAAAGGGTGCCAATTATCGCTGGACAGTCTGTGCGTTGTTGTTTTTCGCCACCACGATCAACTACATCGATCGCCAGGTGCTCGGCATTCTCGCGCCCGTGTTGGAAAAGGAAATCGGCTGGAGTGAATCACAATACGGTTTTATCGTCACCGCGTTTCAGGGAGCGTATGCCATTGGCTTGGTGGTCGTTGGCCGCATGATGGATTTACTGGGCACCAAGATCGGCTATTCCGTTGCCATGGTATTTTGGAGTCTGGCGGCGATGGCGCACGCACTGGCGAAATCAGCTTTTGGATTTGGCGCAGCCCGCTTTGCTCTCGGCTTGGGAGAGTCGGGCAATTTCCCGGCAGCAATCAAGACCGTGGCGGAATGGTTTCCAAAGAAAGAACGCGCCCTGGCCACGGGGATTTTCAATGCCGGCTCCAATGTCGGTGCGGTGGTCGCGCCGTTGGTCGTGCCGTGGCTGACGCTCACCTACGGCTGGCAGGAAGCCTTCATCTTCACCGCTGCCATCGGATTTGTCTGGTTGATTTTTTGGCACTGGCTTTATGAAAAGCCCGAGCAGCAAAAGCGCTTGTCGGCACGGGAACTGTCATACATTCTGAGCGATCCGCCCGAGCCGGAGACCAAAATCAAGTGGCTGAAACTCATGCCGCACCGCCAAACCTGGGCGTTTGCGATTGGAAAATTTCTTACGGATCCGGTGTGGTGGTTCTATCTGTATTGGGTTCCCAAATTTCTCAATGCGAATTACGGACTGACGTTGGACAAAATCGGATTGCCGCTGGTCATCATTTATTTGATGGCGGACGTCGGCAGCATAGGCGGCGGCTGGCTCTCTTCGGTTTTCATCAAGCGCGGCTGGAGCGTGAACAAGGGGCGGAAGATGGCAATGCTGATTTGCGCGCTCTGTGTCGTGCCGATTATGTATGCTTCCCAGGCGAAGGAGATGTGGCTGGCGGTCGCGCTGCTGGGTCTCGCCACCGCGGCGCATCAAGGCTGGTCGGCAAACTTGTTCACGACCACTTCCGACATGTTTCCGCGGCGGGCGGTGGGCTCTATTGTCGGGTTCGGCGGCATGGCCGGCGCCGTCGGCGGCATGCTGATCTCCACCGCCACGGGGTTCATTCTCGAACTCACCGGCAGCTACGTGTCGCTCTTCATCATCGCCGGCGCGGTTTATTTGCTGGCCTTGTTGATTATTCATCTGCTCGTGCCCAAGCTGGAACCGGCCAGAATTGCGGAATGA